A genomic stretch from Halopiger aswanensis includes:
- a CDS encoding ferredoxin: MSDDDSVIQRASDVGSAEAPPVEEKPYKIIFEANKCFGAGKCAEVSDNWEMSIASGMAQPKAYFIDDEDLEHNVRAAEVCPAKKDDGCIHVVDRRTDEEIAPDPHGDGTLSVDW, encoded by the coding sequence ATGAGCGACGACGACAGCGTCATCCAGCGCGCCAGCGACGTCGGGTCGGCGGAGGCGCCGCCGGTCGAGGAAAAGCCCTACAAGATCATCTTCGAGGCCAACAAGTGCTTCGGCGCGGGCAAGTGCGCCGAGGTCAGCGACAACTGGGAGATGTCGATCGCCTCCGGGATGGCCCAGCCCAAAGCGTACTTCATCGACGACGAAGACCTCGAGCACAACGTCCGTGCGGCCGAGGTCTGTCCGGCCAAGAAGGACGACGGCTGTATCCACGTCGTCGACCGCCGGACGGACGAGGAGATCGCGCCGGATCCCCACGGCGACGGGACGCTGAGCGTCGACTGGTAA
- a CDS encoding universal stress protein codes for MTKSLLTHLLVPIANEKDATATCRGLESYVGAETETITVVHVIEKAGGYMDKAPLEAREQQAERVFEIVEGHFADGPQVRRELRYGTDVIDEIVAAANEFDVSAIGFTPRSESRVRELLAGDPAYRLITESRHPVIVFSDATEQES; via the coding sequence ATGACGAAGTCGCTGCTCACCCACCTGCTCGTCCCGATAGCGAACGAGAAGGATGCCACCGCGACGTGTCGCGGCCTCGAGTCGTACGTCGGCGCCGAGACGGAGACGATCACCGTCGTCCACGTCATCGAGAAGGCGGGCGGCTACATGGATAAGGCGCCGCTCGAGGCGCGAGAACAGCAGGCCGAGCGGGTGTTCGAGATCGTCGAGGGCCACTTCGCTGACGGTCCGCAGGTGCGACGGGAACTCCGGTACGGAACCGACGTGATCGACGAGATCGTCGCAGCGGCCAACGAGTTCGACGTCTCGGCGATCGGGTTCACGCCGCGGTCGGAGAGCCGGGTTCGCGAACTGCTGGCGGGCGATCCCGCGTACCGGCTGATCACCGAGAGTCGGCATCCGGTCATCGTCTTCTCGGACGCGACGGAGCAGGAATCCTAA
- the nadC gene encoding carboxylating nicotinate-nucleotide diphosphorylase — translation MITDAQIDRWLREDVGHHDVTNHVPGETSGRLVAKESGVVAGLEAAASVFDYLGVDVVDRFEDGTHVDSGDELLAVEGDAQDVLRGERVAVNLAGHASGIATRTRRVVDRARTESDDVRIAATRKTTPGLRGLEKRAVVAGGGDTHRLDLSHMVMVKDNHIAEMGLEDAVAHFRERTSFATKLDVEVETVADAPRAADAGADIVLLDNMTPAETREAVDALADYEGVLAEASGGISLETVADYAATGVDVISMGSLTHSAPSLDLSFRTGE, via the coding sequence ATGATCACCGACGCGCAGATCGACCGCTGGCTCCGCGAGGACGTCGGCCACCACGACGTGACGAATCACGTCCCCGGCGAGACGAGCGGCCGCCTCGTTGCGAAGGAATCGGGCGTCGTCGCCGGCCTCGAGGCCGCCGCGAGCGTCTTCGACTACCTCGGCGTCGATGTCGTCGATCGATTCGAGGATGGCACTCACGTCGATTCGGGCGACGAACTACTCGCGGTCGAGGGAGACGCACAGGACGTACTCCGCGGGGAACGCGTCGCGGTCAACCTCGCCGGGCACGCCTCGGGGATCGCGACACGGACCCGTCGTGTCGTCGATCGTGCCCGGACCGAATCCGACGACGTACGCATCGCCGCGACGCGCAAGACCACGCCGGGCCTGCGCGGCCTCGAGAAACGAGCCGTCGTCGCCGGCGGGGGCGACACCCACCGGCTCGATCTCTCGCACATGGTGATGGTCAAGGACAACCACATCGCGGAGATGGGGCTCGAGGACGCCGTCGCGCATTTCCGAGAGCGGACGTCGTTCGCGACGAAGCTCGACGTCGAGGTGGAGACGGTTGCGGACGCGCCGCGGGCGGCCGACGCGGGCGCCGACATCGTCCTGCTGGACAACATGACGCCCGCCGAGACGCGCGAGGCCGTCGACGCGCTCGCCGACTACGAGGGGGTGCTCGCGGAAGCCAGCGGCGGGATCTCCCTCGAGACGGTCGCCGACTACGCCGCGACGGGCGTCGACGTCATCTCGATGGGGTCGCTGACCCACTCGGCGCCGTCGCTGGATCTGTCGTTCCGGACCGGCGAGTAG
- a CDS encoding potassium channel family protein: MYIVIIGAGSIGSNLIDLAVNDGNDVVVIETDEERANEVSAEYDCLVLNADATNHGTLQDADIDRADAVISTTDVDAVNIMVMLLAQEHDVPNLVSVVHEPENLPVFEKIGVSLIENPQRLIADYLYHSVRYPNVSDFIELDDQTELIELTVTDDAPMNGQVLSTAQEKGRLPDGCLVVALERDGEVRAPKGGTTIHAGDTVTVFTDDATLSDAVAAFTGSQ, translated from the coding sequence ATGTATATCGTAATCATCGGCGCGGGAAGCATCGGCTCGAATTTGATCGATCTCGCGGTCAACGACGGCAACGACGTGGTCGTCATCGAAACCGACGAGGAACGGGCTAACGAGGTCTCGGCGGAGTACGACTGCCTCGTCCTGAACGCCGACGCGACGAACCACGGCACGCTGCAGGATGCCGACATCGACCGTGCAGACGCCGTTATTTCGACGACGGACGTCGACGCGGTCAACATCATGGTGATGTTGCTCGCGCAGGAACACGACGTGCCCAACCTCGTCAGCGTCGTTCACGAGCCGGAAAACCTGCCGGTGTTCGAGAAGATCGGCGTGTCCCTGATCGAGAACCCCCAGCGGCTGATCGCCGACTACCTCTATCACTCCGTTCGTTACCCGAACGTCAGCGACTTCATCGAACTCGACGATCAGACCGAACTGATCGAGCTAACCGTCACCGACGACGCCCCGATGAACGGGCAGGTGCTGTCGACGGCCCAAGAGAAGGGCCGACTCCCCGACGGCTGTCTCGTCGTCGCGCTCGAGCGCGACGGTGAGGTGCGAGCGCCGAAGGGAGGAACGACGATTCACGCCGGCGATACGGTGACTGTCTTTACCGACGACGCGACGCTGTCGGATGCGGTCGCGGCGTTTACGGGTTCACAGTAA
- a CDS encoding TrkH family potassium uptake protein, translated as MRVEFRTVGRDVGRILRIISLMMFVSTGVAILYDEFYAIPPLIAAGLIVFGLGAGLVRQFSDAPEPDKLHGMLIAAAAWAAVGVFGGLPFLLIAWTIAIDPFPAWANAPALNETTAAFRDPLNGIFESLSGFTSTGLTMAHTEEQLPATLLWWRSFTEWIGGVGVIVLTVAILARPGSGSLTLYESEARSTKIHPSIISTVREIWKIYVILTVGGIALLFVAGMPLWGAINHAMTGIATGGFSIHADSIGHYDSAAIEYAVIPIMVAGSIAFPVHYLLFKGELENFYTDLQTRWVFIWFSIGSLVLTGTLYLRGTYDTLEESFRYGLFQFVSGTSNAGFGTTAIGNGAEQIWTADATLIVCAGMLTGAAAGSTVGGIKLIRAITLVRGARWRIAGIFTPSSAVRRLRIGDRSLSEAQASRELEEAAIVFVLWLLFLAVGVAVLLATLPTDVRAEYVLFEVMSAQSTVGLSAGITGPEMPTPAKVVFLLNMWVGRLEIIPVLVLFRGMLLRAGLYR; from the coding sequence ATGAGAGTCGAGTTTCGGACGGTCGGTCGGGACGTCGGGCGCATCCTGCGGATCATTTCGCTGATGATGTTCGTTTCGACCGGCGTAGCGATTCTCTACGACGAGTTCTACGCGATTCCGCCCCTCATCGCCGCAGGGCTCATCGTGTTCGGTCTCGGCGCCGGACTCGTACGCCAGTTTTCCGACGCGCCCGAACCGGACAAACTCCACGGGATGCTCATCGCAGCAGCCGCGTGGGCGGCGGTGGGCGTCTTCGGCGGCCTCCCGTTCCTGTTGATCGCGTGGACGATCGCGATAGACCCGTTCCCCGCGTGGGCGAATGCCCCGGCACTCAACGAGACGACCGCCGCCTTCCGCGATCCGCTGAACGGGATCTTCGAGAGTCTCAGCGGCTTCACCTCGACCGGGTTGACGATGGCTCACACCGAGGAACAACTGCCGGCGACGCTCCTGTGGTGGCGCTCCTTTACCGAGTGGATCGGCGGGGTCGGCGTCATCGTCCTCACCGTCGCCATTCTGGCACGTCCTGGCAGCGGCTCGCTCACGCTGTACGAGAGCGAGGCCCGGTCGACGAAGATTCATCCCAGCATCATCTCGACGGTCCGGGAAATCTGGAAGATTTACGTAATCCTCACCGTCGGCGGGATCGCGCTGCTCTTCGTCGCCGGCATGCCGCTGTGGGGCGCGATCAACCACGCGATGACCGGCATCGCCACCGGCGGGTTCTCGATTCACGCCGACTCGATCGGCCACTACGACAGCGCCGCGATCGAGTACGCCGTCATCCCGATCATGGTTGCCGGCAGCATCGCCTTCCCCGTTCACTACCTCCTGTTCAAGGGTGAACTCGAGAACTTCTACACCGATCTGCAGACGCGCTGGGTATTCATCTGGTTCTCCATCGGCTCGCTGGTCCTGACGGGCACGCTCTACCTCCGCGGAACCTACGACACGCTCGAGGAGTCGTTCCGCTACGGCCTGTTCCAGTTCGTTTCGGGGACCTCGAACGCCGGATTCGGCACGACGGCGATCGGCAACGGCGCCGAACAGATCTGGACCGCGGACGCGACGCTGATCGTCTGCGCCGGTATGCTCACCGGCGCCGCGGCGGGGTCGACCGTCGGCGGCATCAAGCTCATCCGAGCGATCACGCTGGTCAGGGGCGCCCGCTGGCGGATCGCCGGGATCTTCACGCCGTCCTCGGCGGTCCGCCGGCTCCGGATCGGCGACCGATCGCTCAGCGAGGCCCAGGCCAGCAGGGAACTCGAGGAGGCGGCGATCGTGTTCGTTCTCTGGCTGCTCTTCTTGGCGGTCGGCGTCGCCGTGCTACTGGCGACGCTGCCGACCGACGTCCGCGCCGAGTACGTGCTGTTCGAGGTGATGAGCGCCCAGAGTACGGTCGGGCTCTCCGCCGGGATTACGGGGCCGGAGATGCCCACGCCCGCGAAGGTCGTCTTCCTGCTGAACATGTGGGTCGGTCGCCTCGAGATCATCCCCGTGCTGGTGCTGTTCCGCGGGATGTTGCTTCGCGCCGGGCTCTATCGCTAA
- a CDS encoding RNA 2'-phosphotransferase gives MTAPIRTCPTHGPFSADEGDGCPACGERGSELLSGERRQRLSKFMSGALRHFPDDAGIDLDERGWTAYADLVAAVERKYGWADERHVAGVIATDPKGRFERTGSDGGSDADRVRAAYGHSVDVDLESEAQSASDPTDSPVPDDLYHGTAPENLASIREEGLKPMSRQQVHLSESRKAARRVGQRHAAEPVVLVVDAAAMLADGRRITKRGEETYTTDAVPPAYLERAASAA, from the coding sequence GTGACGGCACCGATTCGAACCTGTCCGACGCACGGACCGTTCTCCGCCGACGAGGGCGACGGCTGTCCCGCCTGCGGCGAGCGCGGCTCGGAACTGCTCTCCGGTGAACGCCGGCAGCGACTCTCGAAGTTCATGAGCGGTGCGCTCCGGCACTTCCCCGACGACGCCGGCATCGACCTCGACGAGCGCGGCTGGACCGCCTACGCGGACCTCGTGGCTGCGGTCGAGCGCAAGTACGGTTGGGCGGACGAACGCCACGTCGCGGGCGTGATCGCGACGGATCCGAAGGGACGGTTCGAGCGGACGGGGAGCGACGGCGGCTCCGACGCAGATCGCGTCCGCGCCGCCTACGGCCACTCGGTCGACGTCGACCTCGAGAGCGAGGCGCAAAGCGCCTCGGACCCGACGGATTCGCCGGTGCCCGACGACCTCTACCACGGCACCGCGCCCGAGAATCTCGCGTCGATCCGCGAGGAGGGGCTCAAGCCGATGTCGCGCCAGCAGGTCCACCTCTCGGAGAGCCGGAAGGCGGCCCGACGGGTCGGACAGCGCCACGCCGCCGAGCCGGTCGTATTAGTCGTCGACGCCGCGGCGATGCTCGCAGATGGCCGTCGGATCACCAAGCGCGGCGAAGAAACGTACACGACCGACGCGGTGCCGCCCGCGTACCTCGAGCGCGCAGCGTCGGCGGCGTAG